The segment TTTAGCAGTGTTGATCGTTTTAATGTTATTAATCGTCTTTGTCGCTAAGTACCAAACGGCAAAGCCTGACGAAGCATTGATCATCAGTGGTAGTTACTTGGGAAGTAAAAATGTCCATGCCGACGAGAGTAACAATAAAATCAAAATCGTCCGCGGTGGAGGTGCATTCGTATTACCAGTTTTCCAACGTTCGAATCGCATCAGTTTATTATCAAGCAAATTAGACGTGTCTACCCCAGAAGTTTATACAGAGCAGGGTGTGCCGGTGATGTGTGACGGTACTTCGATCATCAAGATCGGTTCTTCTGTCGAAGAAATTGCGACAGCAGCGGAACAATTTCTAGGGAAAACGCGAGAAGAACTTGAAAATGAAGCCCGTGAAGTCTTAGAAGGTCATTTGCGGTCGATCCTAGGTTCGATGACAGTAGAAGAAATTTACCAAAATCGTGACAAATTCAGCCAAAGTGTGCAAGAAGTTGCCTCGGTGGATCTAGCAAAAATGGGCTTGATCATTGTTTCGTTCACGATCAAAGAAGTCCGTGATAAAAATGGTTATTTGGATTCTTTGGGGAAACCACGGATTGCTCAAGTCAAACGTGATGCAGATATTGCAGAAGCAGAAGCACTAAAAGAAACGCGTATCAAAAAGGCGGAAGCAGAGAAAGAATCTCAAGCCGCAGAATTACAACGCCAAACAGAGATCGCCGAATCTTTAAAAGAAAAAGAATTGAAATTAGCTGCCTATAAACAGGAGCAAGATGTGGCACGAGCAAAAGCTGACCAAGCGTATAATTTAGAAAGTGCCAGAGAACAACAACAAGTAATCGAACAAGAGATGCAAGTAAAAGTCGTCGAACGTCAAAAACAAATCGAA is part of the Enterococcus mundtii genome and harbors:
- a CDS encoding flotillin family protein, whose translation is MEISGVFVAIVLAVLIVLMLLIVFVAKYQTAKPDEALIISGSYLGSKNVHADESNNKIKIVRGGGAFVLPVFQRSNRISLLSSKLDVSTPEVYTEQGVPVMCDGTSIIKIGSSVEEIATAAEQFLGKTREELENEAREVLEGHLRSILGSMTVEEIYQNRDKFSQSVQEVASVDLAKMGLIIVSFTIKEVRDKNGYLDSLGKPRIAQVKRDADIAEAEALKETRIKKAEAEKESQAAELQRQTEIAESLKEKELKLAAYKQEQDVARAKADQAYNLESAREQQQVIEQEMQVKVVERQKQIELEEKEIIRREKQYDSEVKKKADADRYAKEQEAQAQKVKEVTEAEAEQFRIEALAQAQANQTRLAGQAEAEATLAKGKAEAEAKQKIADAFKEYGEAAVLSMVIEMLPQLMREAAQPLGNIEKISVVDTGNSSGEAGGANRVTSYATNLLSTTQETLKETTGLDIKDIIENLSTRGNSRQLNVYEGSNEPKE